From a single Nematostella vectensis chromosome 3, jaNemVect1.1, whole genome shotgun sequence genomic region:
- the LOC5517014 gene encoding carbohydrate sulfotransferase 11, which produces MVRLLLFRAVSLTALLALLIWELLDGGFNDPGFDRVQRFTIEDEFMKEQDSEVQGRRKRELIDYCHTRDAESMLPRGTKDLQVHPYMFRNIIVNDKHNLLYCYIPKVACSNWKRVLMVLNGDTTDPYTINTADVHNRSLGYFRYLNEYSPTEIVHRLKNYYKFLFVRHPYERLVSAYRNKFIDSYNYTLFKQLYGRRIIKHFRRNPDQRSLKTGEGVSFTEFVSYLLASDSEFSDRHWQQYDLLCRPCLIYYDYVGKFENLRSDADDLLRVLGVEDRVQFPHNMSSGYKTSSSHLAKQYFRELPLELKDRLRKLYKHDLNMFGYSAEDFE; this is translated from the exons ATGGTACGATTGCTGTTGTTCCGGGCGGTTTCGCTGACTGCATTGCTCGCCCTGCTGATCTGGGAACTCTTGGATGGTGGATTCAATGACCCTG GGTTTGATCGAGTTCAGAGATTTACAATAGAGGACGAATTTATGAAG GAGCAGGACAGCGAGGTCCAAGGAAGACGCAAACGTGAACTAATAGACTACTGTCACACTCGTGACGCCGAGAGTATGCTACCAAGAGGAACTAAAGACTTGCAAGTGCACCCCTACATGTTCCGTAACATTATCGTTAACGACAAACACAATCTTCTCTATTGCTACATACCCAAAGTCGCCTGCTCCAACTGGAAGCGAGTTCTTATGGTGCTTAATGGGGACACCACGGACCCTTACACAATCAACACCGCCGACGTGCATAATCGAAGTCTCGGATACTTCCGATATCTCAACGAGTACTCCCCGACAGAGATCGTGCATCGTTTGAAGAATTATTACAAATTTTTATTCGTTCGGCACCCCTACGAAAGACTAGTGTCAGCATACAGGAATAAGTTCATAGACTCGTATAACTATACACTTTTTAAACAGCTGTACGGACGTAGAATTATCAAGCATTTCAGACGCAATCCCGATCAGCGATCCCTTAAAACCGGTGAGGGTGTTAGTTTTACGGAATTTGTGAGTTATCTCTTAGCTTCTGATTCGGAGTTTAGCGACCGACATTGGCAGCAGTATGACTTGTTGTGTCGTCCGTGTCTGATCTATTATGACTATGTGGGGAAATTCGAGAATCTTCGCAGTGATGCAGATGACTTGCTGAGGGTTCTTGGTGTAGAGGATAGAGTCCAATTTCCTCATAACATGAGCTCAGGATACAAGACGTCATCCTCGCATTTGGCGAAGCAGTACTTCAGAGAACTTCCACTGGAGCTCAAAGACAGACTACGGAAATTGTACAAACATGATTTGAATATGTTTGGTTACTCAGCAGAGGATTTCGAGTGA